The nucleotide sequence TATGCTAAATGCATGATGGAGTGCAACAGGCTGGATCCACCAGGACTGTGGTACAAGAGAACTTTTTGCATTGAGACAACTACTTTGTCTCTCATAATTAAGGCTATGTTTGGTTTCtataagtcaggtgacttattaagtcaggtgactgaaaaccagtgacttataagtcatgtctATTTAGTCGTAGATGACTTATAATCTCATTAAAGATGTGGGTCCCACGTgaaaaagggtgacttataagttttaagtaggggtgaaccaacttaaaacttataagcaggggtgacttataagtcggtggtgtttgacaaaataagtcattttttcactttttaacttataagtaggtgacttatttagaaccaaacagggcctaaatggGGTTGCTATATGTTCATGTTGTAAGAAAGCTATGAAATAAACGACGCAAGAATGGGACTCGCTAAAATTCATTAAGAAAAGTAATTTGCCTCTCATAAATGGGGTTGCTATATGTTCATGTTGTAATAAAGCTACGAAATAAATGACGCAAAAACAGGACTTGCTAAAATTCAGGTGCATGAATTTTACTTTTCTTTCGGACGACGGTTATTGctatattttatattaaaattttAATTTTAGTTTGTTATAATATTTTAGGCACAATCTGCAATTTACGGTTTCGAGAATTAAAAATAAAAACTTGTTAGACAAAATCATAAACATGACAAAATCTAATTTGTGTTGGCACAAGACAATTAATAATTTACAATTTATAATTATTTCTATAGTTAGACAAGGAGAAAAAGTTGATATGTTATGACACAAAGATAATTAATAAAtcataaaaataatattttactTGTACTAGTTGATAATATAAAAGTATTGCTAAAATAGAGAAGAAGCGCATGAAAGCACCAGTAAAACTACGACAATGTAGTGATGCTACCTAGGATTGACCACCAGGACACTCGCCATTGGGTCGGTGCAACTGGCTTTCTTTTTCTACCTTCTTATTTTCTCTCCTCAACTGTAACCTCATGCGTCCAAAATCTACTTATGGTACTTGGAAAAGCCCATACACACATAACATTTCTCTTACGTTTTCATCCTCGTTTCATATAAAAAGGTAGTGACAAGGATTAAAAGCTGACTCTTAACCTCCTAAGCTTCCAAGCACTAACTACAACCACATATGGGACACAGAGGTCAACTACTATAGGTTCATAATTGGCCAAGGTATTACATTCAACACCCACCCCTAACACTAACACCCTCGACAGCTCACTATGTATGTAACAAACGCTCGGTATAGGGTTGTGCCACTCTTGCCTCTCCGTAGAAGAAGATTGGATCTGCATGGGTTGATAACTTCGAAATGCCATGCTTCAGATCAAAACCACCTTCACCAAGCTACATTTTGGAAAGAATGGTAAGGGAATTGCCGGCGCCCGAACGTTCGCTGGGAATAGGATTCCATCGGACAGTACCGAATGGCCCAGCAGAAACGTGCCGCACTCCCACCGTATCGCTACAGTCCTTTTCCATCTGCCTCATCCCGCTACGAACGCATACCACCCCGGTCTGTCCCGCCCCACCCCGCGCCCACTGCTCCTTCcccctgaccccctcctctcGTTCCGCGCGGGCAGGACTCGAGAGCCAGGATGAGGACGATCACGCCCCGTTCGCAGGATCCCAAGCGCGTCACGCGCCCCATCCGACGGCCCCGGGCTCGCCGCGCCCCTTCACCTAGCGCCTAGGCCATGCCCCGATGACTCTctgaacatacctctgaaacacgaaacacttgcaacatgaaacacttgaatgcaacatacgtctgaagcagatgaaacatttagaacatacacttgcaacatgtgtgtgaaacatatacaacatccagataaaacacttgcagctTACAACATAAAgacacttattgcaacataagactaaaacaGCTGAAATATTTCGAACATACACATCAAAATAAgcacacttgcaacgtacgtctgaaaaagcagatgaaacatttggaccggatgcttgcaacatacatgtacaatcattgcaacatgtgcaacaccacgATCTAttttttgcaacatctatatgaaacacttgcaatataactGAAACAATTCAAACATGCTATTGCAATATGCGCTTTCAACGCAACATCTCCTTCCTGCATGgcagaatggaggctcgtcggtgcGTGCTGTTCACCAGAGGCAGCGGCCCAGCGGCGCTTGTAGGCGGCGAGCCAGCGGTAGTGGCTGCACGTCGTGGAAGGAAGGCACCGGCTGCACGAGTGGCGAGGAGGCCGCGGCCGCGCGACTTTGTGGAGGGCAGCAACGCGCCGCGCATGGCAGGGCCGGCAGCCGAGCGTCGTGACTCGGAGGCGGCCGCGCGCCGTGCTTGGCAAGGCTAACGGCCGAGCAGTGCGCCTCAGAGGGCTAGCGACCGTGTGCTCGGAAGCGACAGACGAGCTAATAAGAGCGACAGGAAGAGGAACGAGTGAATATGAATAAGTAGATGAACAGTTTTTGGCCCAGCAATAGAGGCGTCCGGGCGGACGGACGTTAGTTCTACCGGAATGGTAAAGGTATCTTTGGAGTCTTGCTTATTACGTTTTCCCGGACAGGGACTTTTCTTTGTGTTTTGGGCTGAAACAAACCTAGGCACTCAAGGAAAGGATGCAAAAATGGAATCTGCATCCACATACACATACTAGAATGGCCATGCCCAACAAATAGCTAATAAGCCCAGCCCAATACAAACAACCACCCGTCCAAGCAAAGAAAGGAGAAAAGAAAGCAGCTTTGTGGGAGGAAGGAGCGCGAGAAGGAGATCCTCCTCCCCGGCCTCCCGCCCGGCGCCCCCGACCGTCTCCTCGTCTCCCTCTTTCACATATCCCCACACCCACCATCGCGacatcgccctctcgctccacatTCCCTTCCCACCACCTTTCCCCTCTCTCTCGCTCTTTCTCCTCGACCGCCGTTACTTGCTCCGTCGACCCCACCAcatgcggcggcgcgggcgcctcCCCGCGGCGCTGTGGCTCGACGTTGCCGTGACGTTGGCGGCGCTGGTGCTCCTGGTGGCGCGGCCGGCGGGCGCGGCGTGGTGCATCGCGCGGAGCGGGGCGTCGGACAAGGCGCTGCAGTCGGCGCTGGACTACGCGTGCGGCCCCGCGGGCGGTGCGGACTGCGCGCCCATCCAGTCCAGCGGCCTCTGCTACCTGCCCAACACCCTCGCCGCGCACGCCTCCTACGCCTTCAACTCCATCTTCCAGCGCTCCCGCGCCGCGCCGGGGGCATGCGACTTCGCCGGCACcgccaccgtctctctcaccgaCCCCAGTCAGTACGCTTAACCAACTTTCCGCCTAGCTTGTTCCATGTTCTTCACTGTGCCGTCTGTATCTGCGCATCAAGCCGTCTCCGGCATcccttttgcttttgcttttctgttcGGTCTTGGAGTACGTCCTCTGTCTCTTTTGCTTTGCGCAACCATACTCTGCTAAACTGGTCGCTTTTCTTTTTCGGGACCTTTGGGTTATATATCGTTTGTTTCTCGCatcatttatttatttaattttcttcaTCATCTGGTTATTTTTTCTTCGTTACTTTTGCCATTGTTTAGCTTCATATGAGAATAATACTAGTACATACTGATATCATAGGAGAAAAGTCATTAGGTGGTGGTAatgaaaaattgaaaattttACTGCTTCAGTAATCGGGAGAAAATGACGGCATCAACATTGCCGATAACCTATGGGCATGTTTTTCTTCTTTGTCCTATAGTCCATGGTGCGCGATTGCTGTAGCTTGTAAAAACATTGCTCTAAACCCAAAAAAAAGTACAACTTGATGCTAAACAGGGAGTGCATTTTGTTGCGTATTTTACTGTGACATATATTTGGGTTGATACAATACATCTTGTGATTCATGATAAATACATCTAGCACAACTTGatgcaaatgtggttgctgactTGCTGTACACACGCAACATGAGGCAAGTGTAATTCATGATAAATAAATTATGTTAATTCTCAGTTTGGCTCTCACAGTTATGTTCCAATTGTCCAAGGATTAAATTGTAGATAATATCATGTGGGTTCATGAGCCTTTGCCTCTTATTGTGGTATGTATGTTTGTCCGGACTCCGGAGTAAGAGAAGTTGCAGAGGACTTAAAGTGCAACAATTTCTAATACATACTctgattatattatatatatatatatatataaactacaTGAATGTATATTTATATTTAGTCGTCATTGTGATTAATGTGCTTCTTGAAGAGAACTTTCACTGAAAAGGCGTAGCGATGATATGTTCCGCTGAACTATACAAATATACCAAACATTCAAATGGGAATATGGCCTTCAGATGAACTAAGTTAGAATGATTCTACATAAAAAAAAACGAGTTTGCACTTGCACACGTCTCATAGGTGTGTATTGCCTTTATTCTAATGTGATTACATACTTACATGTCAGTTTTGGCTCTGTTAGTTTTCATATTCTCTTTTGTAGTATTAGATTAAAGTTTCTTAAATGTGTGGTATTTGTGTTGCAAGGTTCAAACCGTCTTTGCCCCCTCCGGTCCCCTCCTCTACCTTTTTTCAGTGAAACAGGCATTTATCTTTTCAAAAATCTTACAAGTATGTGTGGAATCTACTTATTCATCAAAAATATGTATTTTGCATTTCAGGTTATGGATCATGCACCTACCCTTCATCTCCAAGGTAAAATTTTACTAGCCTCCATTTGAAGTAGTGCAGAAATGACTCAGGCAGTGTGGAACTTCTAATTATATATAGCTTCATCAATTCATTTCGTAATTTATTTTGTTGTCGAAATTCAATATACCTAAGATATATAGACATTTATCAGATACATTACAAAAAAAAGATAAGTAGCAGCATGCCACCATCACTCATTTGTGAAAGTTAGCTCTGCTGAGCCTTTCATATTTTGCACCAACTCTTCAAGCTGCATTATAGCTGGAAATGTTTGCTCAACTTTAAGAAATAGGTTTTTAGCAAGCATAGCACTACTTCTAGTAATGAATACAACGTGCATCTTGATGGAAGAAATGGTCATAAACTGTAAACTCTATTGCTCCTTATGGAACTCCCAAATATTGTGAGTTTTATGACTTTGGATATGATGCGTACAGAACGTGAGTGTCTTACATAGGGAGAATTTGTTAGGGTACACTAAACACCATGAGTTCACAGGATCTTTGTTCAACCAGAGCTGATTTCCTACATCTCTTGCTTAATGTAAACTCCACCATGCTAAAAAAAATGGTTTGCTGGATGGCACTAAGAGATCTTTTTATACAGAAGAGGATAAGAAAATAAGATACTACAGAGATGTGTCATGTTTTCATGGCTATATATTTAGTTTTA is from Miscanthus floridulus cultivar M001 chromosome 7, ASM1932011v1, whole genome shotgun sequence and encodes:
- the LOC136463361 gene encoding major pollen allergen Ole e 10-like isoform X2: MRRRGRLPAALWLDVAVTLAALVLLVARPAGAAWCIARSGASDKALQSALDYACGPAGGADCAPIQSSGLCYLPNTLAAHASYAFNSIFQRSRAAPGACDFAGTATVSLTDPSQLWIMHLPFISKHCRANRISWFNIHARDSHVAKRNWEHWRIEPT
- the LOC136463361 gene encoding PLASMODESMATA CALLOSE-BINDING PROTEIN 2-like isoform X1, translating into MRRRGRLPAALWLDVAVTLAALVLLVARPAGAAWCIARSGASDKALQSALDYACGPAGGADCAPIQSSGLCYLPNTLAAHASYAFNSIFQRSRAAPGACDFAGTATVSLTDPSYGSCTYPSSPSTAGQTGSAGSTSMPGTPTSPKGTGSTGGLSPPDVDSTDSNAEHLATTSLSSLALSCFMYMFLQLW